The Salvelinus namaycush isolate Seneca chromosome 1, SaNama_1.0, whole genome shotgun sequence genome has a window encoding:
- the LOC120060107 gene encoding protein SET codes for MSAPAAKVSKKELNSNHDGADETSEKEQQEAIEHIDEVQNEIDRLNEQASEEILKVEQKYNKLRQPFFQKRSELIAKIPNFWVTTFVNHPQVSALLGEEDEEALHYLTRVEVTEFEDIKSGYRIDFYYDENPYFENKVLSKEFHLNESGDPSSKSTEIKWKSGKDLTKRSSQTQNKAGKKRQHEEPESFFTWFTDHSDAGADELGEVIKDDIWPNPLQYYLVPDMDDEEGEGEDDDDDEEGLEDIDEEGDEDDGEEDEEEDDGDDGEDDGEDD; via the exons TGTCGGCACCGGCGGCAAAAGTGAGTAAAAAGGAGCTGAACTCAAACCATGACGGAGCGGACGAGACCTCCG AAAAAGAGCAACAGGAAGCTATTGAACACATCGACGAAGTTCAAAACGAAATTGACAG ACTGAACGAGCAAGCGAGTGAGGAGATATTGAAAGTAGAACAGAAATACAATAAACTCCGTCAGCCGTTCTTTCAGAAGAGATCAGAACTGATTGCTAAAATCCCCAACTTCTGGGTCACCACATTCGTCAACCATCCACAAG TTTCTGCTCTTCTtggggaggaagatgaggaggcaCTTCACTATCTGACCAGGGTGGAGGTTACAGAGTTTGAAGATATCAAATCAGGCTACAGAATAGATTTT TATTACGACGAAAATCCATACTTTGAAAACAAAGTCCTTTCCAAAGAGTTCCATCTGAACGAGAGTGGAGACCCATCCTCAAAGTCAACAGAAATCAAATGGAAATCAGGAAAG GACCTGACAAAGCGCTCCAGCCAGACACAGAACAAAGCCGGCAAGAAGAGGCAACATGAAGAGCCAGAGAGCTTCTTCACCTGGTTCACTGATCACTCAGATGCTGGGGCAGATGAGCTGGGAGAGGTTATCAAGGATGACATCTGGCCAAACCCCCTGCAGTACTACCTG GTTCCTGACATGGATGATGAGGAGGGTGAAGGTgaagatgatgatgacgatgaggaAGGTCTTGAGGATATTGATGAGGAGGGTGATGAAGATGATGgggaggaagatgaagaggaggatgacgGTGATGATGGGGAG GATGATGGAGAAGATGACTAA
- the LOC120059675 gene encoding outer dense fiber protein 2-like isoform X3, producing the protein MKTRDSSPPLHVHVPETTPVHVHLKRSQKSCTTTTPQMKIKEVQIKGDIGNLRARARSRAPWVPAPGRTSTRDDAYKWEVRLWKKERMMEHQSECLSACQRVIDEQEEELLDATKELDLREREKISIQHSLRKRGEAGYNSAYSGTLHGERYMLLRKLVEAEFDGVAVVTQLTALNESMGGVKKDKRLSKADAALLGRQQELLTKKIETFDSTNRTLQELLRECHEREIESLRTSEQRQGLLKRLADTEAEKNHLAAKLNNKEKEATQLAVRLDSEKDIVKTTGELSKVLESTCSQLIFQLRSKETENDRQASRSKEMEQTQEQQKEEIQALLEQLKRQSKEDKESLKQDNQRQRAEHSEDSARHLSAQLLEKETELAEALTSAESWCTRHSKEVTVKSQLEVEIAVLKNQVSELTAQIHTVEEKGHPEREGLLDQLHRLTSDNSSNKLQNQKLKITLSAAEENLMQSQSEVQQLKSSVKKLESQVENYKRKVQRARLESEEYCLKLEISEKHAQGMKADLEREIEEVRRQLLGRLKELEPLPERLKRSELQLRVAQEETQTQERRNTEQNNALSELRHKVEQQGCWVETFQENYFLLVEEHKNLQQKIESIERKLEEANLQNRDMVHVIGKREETIYSTQKQLEERARECSILSKQLEQAFEDGQREADQSLAQALFKERSIQTKALDLESQLGLRRTELSQLRRSKEDMERRFQNQLKNMKERLEQSDSTNRSLQNYVQFLKASYSNVFGDSVLSSSLHTHTYQSD; encoded by the exons ATGAAAACGCGTGATTCTTCCCCACCATTGCACGTTCACGTGCCAGAGACCACACCTGTACATGTACACCTGAAGAGGAGTCAGAAGAGCTGTACTACAACGACACCACAG ATGAAGATTAAAGAGGTGCAAATCAAAGGGGATATTGGGAACCTGCGTGCCAGAGCGAGGTCCCGGGCACCCTGGGTGCCGGCCCCAGGAAGAACCTCCACTCGGGATGACGCATACAAGTGGGAG GTGAGGCTGTGGAAGAAGGAGCGTATGATGGAGCACCAGTCAGAGTGTCTGAGCGCATGCCAGCGTGTCATCGACGAGCAGGAGGAGGAGCTGCTGGATGCCACCAAAGAGCTGGACCTCAGAGAACGAGAGAAGATCTCCATCCAACACTCCCTAAGGAAGAGGGGCGAAGCAGgctacaacag TGCTTATTCGGGGACTCTACACGGGGAAAGATACATGCTACTGAGGAAGCTGGTAGAAGCGGAGTTTGACGGGGTGGCAgtggtcacacagttgacagcaTTGAATGAGTCCATGGGTGGTGTGAAAAAG GATAAGCGGTTGTCCAAGGCGGACGCTGCCCTGCTTGGTAGGCAGCAGGAGCTGCTGACAAAGAAGATAGAAACATTTGACAGCACAAACCGCACTCTCCAAGAACTCCTCAGGGAGTGCCATGAGCGAGAG ATAGAATCATTGAGGACATCAGAGCAAAGGCAAGGCCTACTGAAGAGACTGGCAGACACAGAAGCAGAAAAAAAT CATCTTGCTGCAAAACTCAACAACAAAGAGAAGGAAGCCACCCAGCTTGCAGTACGTTTGGATTCTGAAAAG GACATTGTGAAGACCACAGGAGAGCTGTCTAAAGTTCTGGAGTCAACCTGCAGCCAGCTTATTTTTCAGTTACGCAGCAAAGAGACTGAAAATGACCGCCAGGCCAGCCGGAGTAAA GAGATGGAGCAGACCCAGGAGCAGCAGAAGGAGGAGATACAGGCCCTGCTGGAGCAGCTGAAGCGACAGAGTAAAGAGGACAAAGAGAGTCTGAAGCAGGACAACCAGAGGCAGAGGGCAGAGCACAGTGAGGATTCAGCCAGACATCTCTCTGCACAGCTGCTGGAGAAG GAGACTGAGTTGGCAGAGGCCCTTACCTCAGCTGAGAGCTGGTGTACCCGCCACTCGAAAGAGGTGACTGTTAAGAGCCAGCTTGAAGTGGAAATCGCTGTTCTCAAGAA CCAGGTGAGTGAGCTGACTGCACAGATCCACACTGTGGAGGAGAAAGGCcatccagagagggaggggctCCTGGACCAACTGCACCGCCTCACCTCTGACAACTCCTCCAACAAACTACAGAACCAGAAACTGAAG ATCACcctgtctgctgcagaggagaaCCTGATGCAGTCCCAGTCTGAAGTCCAGCAGCTGAAGAGTTCAGTCAAGAAGCTAGAGAGCCAGGTGGAAAACTATAAGCGCAAG GTTCAGAGGGCTCGATTAGAGTCAGAGGAGTACTGCTTAAAGCTGGAGATCTCTGAGAAACATGCACAAGGGATGAAGGCTGACCTGGAGAGGGAGATTGAGGAGGTCAGGAGGCAGCTGCTGGGGCGTCTGAAAGAGCTGGAGCCTCTGCCTGAGAGGCTGAAGCGTTCTGAGCTACAGTTGAGAGTGGCCCAGGAAGAGACACAGACTCAGGAGAGGAGAAACACTGAGCAAAACAATGCCCTGTCTGAACTCAGACACAAG gtGGAACAACAGGGATGTTGGGTGGAGACTTTTCAAGAGAATTATTTTCTTCTGGTGGAGGAGCACAAAAATCTGCAGCAGAAgatagagagtatagagag GAAACTGGAGGAGGCAAACTTGCAGAACAGAGATATGGTCCATGTAATCGGCAAGCGGGAGGAGACCATCTACAGCACCCAGAAACAGCTGGAGGAGCGGGCCCGGGAGTGCAGCATCCTCTCCAAGCAGCTGGAGCAAGCCTTcgaggatggacagagagag GCGGATCAGAGCCTGGCGCAGGCTTTATTCAAAGAGAGGTCCATCCAGACCAAGGCTCTGGACCTGGAGAGCCAACTGGGCCTCAGAAGGACAGAGCTCAGTCAGTTACGCAGAAGCAAAGAGGAT
- the LOC120059675 gene encoding outer dense fiber protein 2-like isoform X1: MKTRDSSPPLHVHVPETTPVHVHLKRSQKSCTTTTPQMKIKEVQIKGDIGNLRARARSRAPWVPAPGRTSTRDDAYKWELTDLSDEDKQEQRMHSQCNKYRRKIDGLMMDVGSPKNDVRLWKKERMMEHQSECLSACQRVIDEQEEELLDATKELDLREREKISIQHSLRKRGEAGYNSAYSGTLHGERYMLLRKLVEAEFDGVAVVTQLTALNESMGGVKKDKRLSKADAALLGRQQELLTKKIETFDSTNRTLQELLRECHEREIESLRTSEQRQGLLKRLADTEAEKNHLAAKLNNKEKEATQLAVRLDSEKDIVKTTGELSKVLESTCSQLIFQLRSKETENDRQASRSKEMEQTQEQQKEEIQALLEQLKRQSKEDKESLKQDNQRQRAEHSEDSARHLSAQLLEKETELAEALTSAESWCTRHSKEVTVKSQLEVEIAVLKNQVSELTAQIHTVEEKGHPEREGLLDQLHRLTSDNSSNKLQNQKLKITLSAAEENLMQSQSEVQQLKSSVKKLESQVENYKRKVQRARLESEEYCLKLEISEKHAQGMKADLEREIEEVRRQLLGRLKELEPLPERLKRSELQLRVAQEETQTQERRNTEQNNALSELRHKVEQQGCWVETFQENYFLLVEEHKNLQQKIESIERKLEEANLQNRDMVHVIGKREETIYSTQKQLEERARECSILSKQLEQAFEDGQREADQSLAQALFKERSIQTKALDLESQLGLRRTELSQLRRSKEDMERRFQNQLKNMKERLEQSDSTNRSLQNYVQFLKASYSNVFGDSVLSSSLHTHTYQSD, encoded by the exons ATGAAAACGCGTGATTCTTCCCCACCATTGCACGTTCACGTGCCAGAGACCACACCTGTACATGTACACCTGAAGAGGAGTCAGAAGAGCTGTACTACAACGACACCACAG ATGAAGATTAAAGAGGTGCAAATCAAAGGGGATATTGGGAACCTGCGTGCCAGAGCGAGGTCCCGGGCACCCTGGGTGCCGGCCCCAGGAAGAACCTCCACTCGGGATGACGCATACAAGTGGGAG TTGACTGACCTGTCTGATGAGGATAAACAAGAACAGAGGATGCATAGCCAGTGTAACAAATATAGGAGGAAGATTGATGGACTCATGATGGATGTTGGGTCTCCAAAGAATGac GTGAGGCTGTGGAAGAAGGAGCGTATGATGGAGCACCAGTCAGAGTGTCTGAGCGCATGCCAGCGTGTCATCGACGAGCAGGAGGAGGAGCTGCTGGATGCCACCAAAGAGCTGGACCTCAGAGAACGAGAGAAGATCTCCATCCAACACTCCCTAAGGAAGAGGGGCGAAGCAGgctacaacag TGCTTATTCGGGGACTCTACACGGGGAAAGATACATGCTACTGAGGAAGCTGGTAGAAGCGGAGTTTGACGGGGTGGCAgtggtcacacagttgacagcaTTGAATGAGTCCATGGGTGGTGTGAAAAAG GATAAGCGGTTGTCCAAGGCGGACGCTGCCCTGCTTGGTAGGCAGCAGGAGCTGCTGACAAAGAAGATAGAAACATTTGACAGCACAAACCGCACTCTCCAAGAACTCCTCAGGGAGTGCCATGAGCGAGAG ATAGAATCATTGAGGACATCAGAGCAAAGGCAAGGCCTACTGAAGAGACTGGCAGACACAGAAGCAGAAAAAAAT CATCTTGCTGCAAAACTCAACAACAAAGAGAAGGAAGCCACCCAGCTTGCAGTACGTTTGGATTCTGAAAAG GACATTGTGAAGACCACAGGAGAGCTGTCTAAAGTTCTGGAGTCAACCTGCAGCCAGCTTATTTTTCAGTTACGCAGCAAAGAGACTGAAAATGACCGCCAGGCCAGCCGGAGTAAA GAGATGGAGCAGACCCAGGAGCAGCAGAAGGAGGAGATACAGGCCCTGCTGGAGCAGCTGAAGCGACAGAGTAAAGAGGACAAAGAGAGTCTGAAGCAGGACAACCAGAGGCAGAGGGCAGAGCACAGTGAGGATTCAGCCAGACATCTCTCTGCACAGCTGCTGGAGAAG GAGACTGAGTTGGCAGAGGCCCTTACCTCAGCTGAGAGCTGGTGTACCCGCCACTCGAAAGAGGTGACTGTTAAGAGCCAGCTTGAAGTGGAAATCGCTGTTCTCAAGAA CCAGGTGAGTGAGCTGACTGCACAGATCCACACTGTGGAGGAGAAAGGCcatccagagagggaggggctCCTGGACCAACTGCACCGCCTCACCTCTGACAACTCCTCCAACAAACTACAGAACCAGAAACTGAAG ATCACcctgtctgctgcagaggagaaCCTGATGCAGTCCCAGTCTGAAGTCCAGCAGCTGAAGAGTTCAGTCAAGAAGCTAGAGAGCCAGGTGGAAAACTATAAGCGCAAG GTTCAGAGGGCTCGATTAGAGTCAGAGGAGTACTGCTTAAAGCTGGAGATCTCTGAGAAACATGCACAAGGGATGAAGGCTGACCTGGAGAGGGAGATTGAGGAGGTCAGGAGGCAGCTGCTGGGGCGTCTGAAAGAGCTGGAGCCTCTGCCTGAGAGGCTGAAGCGTTCTGAGCTACAGTTGAGAGTGGCCCAGGAAGAGACACAGACTCAGGAGAGGAGAAACACTGAGCAAAACAATGCCCTGTCTGAACTCAGACACAAG gtGGAACAACAGGGATGTTGGGTGGAGACTTTTCAAGAGAATTATTTTCTTCTGGTGGAGGAGCACAAAAATCTGCAGCAGAAgatagagagtatagagag GAAACTGGAGGAGGCAAACTTGCAGAACAGAGATATGGTCCATGTAATCGGCAAGCGGGAGGAGACCATCTACAGCACCCAGAAACAGCTGGAGGAGCGGGCCCGGGAGTGCAGCATCCTCTCCAAGCAGCTGGAGCAAGCCTTcgaggatggacagagagag GCGGATCAGAGCCTGGCGCAGGCTTTATTCAAAGAGAGGTCCATCCAGACCAAGGCTCTGGACCTGGAGAGCCAACTGGGCCTCAGAAGGACAGAGCTCAGTCAGTTACGCAGAAGCAAAGAGGAT
- the LOC120059675 gene encoding outer dense fiber protein 2-like isoform X2: MKTRDSSPPLHVHVPETTPVHVHLKRSQKSCTTTTPQMKIKEVQIKGDIGNLRARARSRAPWVPAPGRTSTRDDAYKWELTDLSDEDKQEQRMHSQCNKYRRKIDGLMMDVGSPKNDVRLWKKERMMEHQSECLSACQRVIDEQEEELLDATKELDLREREKISIQHSLRKRGEAGYNSAYSGTLHGERYMLLRKLVEAEFDGVAVVTQLTALNESMGGVKKDKRLSKADAALLGRQQELLTKKIETFDSTNRTLQELLRECHEREHLAAKLNNKEKEATQLAVRLDSEKDIVKTTGELSKVLESTCSQLIFQLRSKETENDRQASRSKEMEQTQEQQKEEIQALLEQLKRQSKEDKESLKQDNQRQRAEHSEDSARHLSAQLLEKETELAEALTSAESWCTRHSKEVTVKSQLEVEIAVLKNQVSELTAQIHTVEEKGHPEREGLLDQLHRLTSDNSSNKLQNQKLKITLSAAEENLMQSQSEVQQLKSSVKKLESQVENYKRKVQRARLESEEYCLKLEISEKHAQGMKADLEREIEEVRRQLLGRLKELEPLPERLKRSELQLRVAQEETQTQERRNTEQNNALSELRHKVEQQGCWVETFQENYFLLVEEHKNLQQKIESIERKLEEANLQNRDMVHVIGKREETIYSTQKQLEERARECSILSKQLEQAFEDGQREADQSLAQALFKERSIQTKALDLESQLGLRRTELSQLRRSKEDMERRFQNQLKNMKERLEQSDSTNRSLQNYVQFLKASYSNVFGDSVLSSSLHTHTYQSD; the protein is encoded by the exons ATGAAAACGCGTGATTCTTCCCCACCATTGCACGTTCACGTGCCAGAGACCACACCTGTACATGTACACCTGAAGAGGAGTCAGAAGAGCTGTACTACAACGACACCACAG ATGAAGATTAAAGAGGTGCAAATCAAAGGGGATATTGGGAACCTGCGTGCCAGAGCGAGGTCCCGGGCACCCTGGGTGCCGGCCCCAGGAAGAACCTCCACTCGGGATGACGCATACAAGTGGGAG TTGACTGACCTGTCTGATGAGGATAAACAAGAACAGAGGATGCATAGCCAGTGTAACAAATATAGGAGGAAGATTGATGGACTCATGATGGATGTTGGGTCTCCAAAGAATGac GTGAGGCTGTGGAAGAAGGAGCGTATGATGGAGCACCAGTCAGAGTGTCTGAGCGCATGCCAGCGTGTCATCGACGAGCAGGAGGAGGAGCTGCTGGATGCCACCAAAGAGCTGGACCTCAGAGAACGAGAGAAGATCTCCATCCAACACTCCCTAAGGAAGAGGGGCGAAGCAGgctacaacag TGCTTATTCGGGGACTCTACACGGGGAAAGATACATGCTACTGAGGAAGCTGGTAGAAGCGGAGTTTGACGGGGTGGCAgtggtcacacagttgacagcaTTGAATGAGTCCATGGGTGGTGTGAAAAAG GATAAGCGGTTGTCCAAGGCGGACGCTGCCCTGCTTGGTAGGCAGCAGGAGCTGCTGACAAAGAAGATAGAAACATTTGACAGCACAAACCGCACTCTCCAAGAACTCCTCAGGGAGTGCCATGAGCGAGAG CATCTTGCTGCAAAACTCAACAACAAAGAGAAGGAAGCCACCCAGCTTGCAGTACGTTTGGATTCTGAAAAG GACATTGTGAAGACCACAGGAGAGCTGTCTAAAGTTCTGGAGTCAACCTGCAGCCAGCTTATTTTTCAGTTACGCAGCAAAGAGACTGAAAATGACCGCCAGGCCAGCCGGAGTAAA GAGATGGAGCAGACCCAGGAGCAGCAGAAGGAGGAGATACAGGCCCTGCTGGAGCAGCTGAAGCGACAGAGTAAAGAGGACAAAGAGAGTCTGAAGCAGGACAACCAGAGGCAGAGGGCAGAGCACAGTGAGGATTCAGCCAGACATCTCTCTGCACAGCTGCTGGAGAAG GAGACTGAGTTGGCAGAGGCCCTTACCTCAGCTGAGAGCTGGTGTACCCGCCACTCGAAAGAGGTGACTGTTAAGAGCCAGCTTGAAGTGGAAATCGCTGTTCTCAAGAA CCAGGTGAGTGAGCTGACTGCACAGATCCACACTGTGGAGGAGAAAGGCcatccagagagggaggggctCCTGGACCAACTGCACCGCCTCACCTCTGACAACTCCTCCAACAAACTACAGAACCAGAAACTGAAG ATCACcctgtctgctgcagaggagaaCCTGATGCAGTCCCAGTCTGAAGTCCAGCAGCTGAAGAGTTCAGTCAAGAAGCTAGAGAGCCAGGTGGAAAACTATAAGCGCAAG GTTCAGAGGGCTCGATTAGAGTCAGAGGAGTACTGCTTAAAGCTGGAGATCTCTGAGAAACATGCACAAGGGATGAAGGCTGACCTGGAGAGGGAGATTGAGGAGGTCAGGAGGCAGCTGCTGGGGCGTCTGAAAGAGCTGGAGCCTCTGCCTGAGAGGCTGAAGCGTTCTGAGCTACAGTTGAGAGTGGCCCAGGAAGAGACACAGACTCAGGAGAGGAGAAACACTGAGCAAAACAATGCCCTGTCTGAACTCAGACACAAG gtGGAACAACAGGGATGTTGGGTGGAGACTTTTCAAGAGAATTATTTTCTTCTGGTGGAGGAGCACAAAAATCTGCAGCAGAAgatagagagtatagagag GAAACTGGAGGAGGCAAACTTGCAGAACAGAGATATGGTCCATGTAATCGGCAAGCGGGAGGAGACCATCTACAGCACCCAGAAACAGCTGGAGGAGCGGGCCCGGGAGTGCAGCATCCTCTCCAAGCAGCTGGAGCAAGCCTTcgaggatggacagagagag GCGGATCAGAGCCTGGCGCAGGCTTTATTCAAAGAGAGGTCCATCCAGACCAAGGCTCTGGACCTGGAGAGCCAACTGGGCCTCAGAAGGACAGAGCTCAGTCAGTTACGCAGAAGCAAAGAGGAT
- the LOC120059675 gene encoding outer dense fiber protein 2-like isoform X4 produces the protein MKTRDSSPPLHVHVPETTPVHVHLKRSQKSCTTTTPQVRLWKKERMMEHQSECLSACQRVIDEQEEELLDATKELDLREREKISIQHSLRKRGEAGYNSAYSGTLHGERYMLLRKLVEAEFDGVAVVTQLTALNESMGGVKKDKRLSKADAALLGRQQELLTKKIETFDSTNRTLQELLRECHEREIESLRTSEQRQGLLKRLADTEAEKNHLAAKLNNKEKEATQLAVRLDSEKDIVKTTGELSKVLESTCSQLIFQLRSKETENDRQASRSKEMEQTQEQQKEEIQALLEQLKRQSKEDKESLKQDNQRQRAEHSEDSARHLSAQLLEKETELAEALTSAESWCTRHSKEVTVKSQLEVEIAVLKNQVSELTAQIHTVEEKGHPEREGLLDQLHRLTSDNSSNKLQNQKLKITLSAAEENLMQSQSEVQQLKSSVKKLESQVENYKRKVQRARLESEEYCLKLEISEKHAQGMKADLEREIEEVRRQLLGRLKELEPLPERLKRSELQLRVAQEETQTQERRNTEQNNALSELRHKVEQQGCWVETFQENYFLLVEEHKNLQQKIESIERKLEEANLQNRDMVHVIGKREETIYSTQKQLEERARECSILSKQLEQAFEDGQREADQSLAQALFKERSIQTKALDLESQLGLRRTELSQLRRSKEDMERRFQNQLKNMKERLEQSDSTNRSLQNYVQFLKASYSNVFGDSVLSSSLHTHTYQSD, from the exons ATGAAAACGCGTGATTCTTCCCCACCATTGCACGTTCACGTGCCAGAGACCACACCTGTACATGTACACCTGAAGAGGAGTCAGAAGAGCTGTACTACAACGACACCACAG GTGAGGCTGTGGAAGAAGGAGCGTATGATGGAGCACCAGTCAGAGTGTCTGAGCGCATGCCAGCGTGTCATCGACGAGCAGGAGGAGGAGCTGCTGGATGCCACCAAAGAGCTGGACCTCAGAGAACGAGAGAAGATCTCCATCCAACACTCCCTAAGGAAGAGGGGCGAAGCAGgctacaacag TGCTTATTCGGGGACTCTACACGGGGAAAGATACATGCTACTGAGGAAGCTGGTAGAAGCGGAGTTTGACGGGGTGGCAgtggtcacacagttgacagcaTTGAATGAGTCCATGGGTGGTGTGAAAAAG GATAAGCGGTTGTCCAAGGCGGACGCTGCCCTGCTTGGTAGGCAGCAGGAGCTGCTGACAAAGAAGATAGAAACATTTGACAGCACAAACCGCACTCTCCAAGAACTCCTCAGGGAGTGCCATGAGCGAGAG ATAGAATCATTGAGGACATCAGAGCAAAGGCAAGGCCTACTGAAGAGACTGGCAGACACAGAAGCAGAAAAAAAT CATCTTGCTGCAAAACTCAACAACAAAGAGAAGGAAGCCACCCAGCTTGCAGTACGTTTGGATTCTGAAAAG GACATTGTGAAGACCACAGGAGAGCTGTCTAAAGTTCTGGAGTCAACCTGCAGCCAGCTTATTTTTCAGTTACGCAGCAAAGAGACTGAAAATGACCGCCAGGCCAGCCGGAGTAAA GAGATGGAGCAGACCCAGGAGCAGCAGAAGGAGGAGATACAGGCCCTGCTGGAGCAGCTGAAGCGACAGAGTAAAGAGGACAAAGAGAGTCTGAAGCAGGACAACCAGAGGCAGAGGGCAGAGCACAGTGAGGATTCAGCCAGACATCTCTCTGCACAGCTGCTGGAGAAG GAGACTGAGTTGGCAGAGGCCCTTACCTCAGCTGAGAGCTGGTGTACCCGCCACTCGAAAGAGGTGACTGTTAAGAGCCAGCTTGAAGTGGAAATCGCTGTTCTCAAGAA CCAGGTGAGTGAGCTGACTGCACAGATCCACACTGTGGAGGAGAAAGGCcatccagagagggaggggctCCTGGACCAACTGCACCGCCTCACCTCTGACAACTCCTCCAACAAACTACAGAACCAGAAACTGAAG ATCACcctgtctgctgcagaggagaaCCTGATGCAGTCCCAGTCTGAAGTCCAGCAGCTGAAGAGTTCAGTCAAGAAGCTAGAGAGCCAGGTGGAAAACTATAAGCGCAAG GTTCAGAGGGCTCGATTAGAGTCAGAGGAGTACTGCTTAAAGCTGGAGATCTCTGAGAAACATGCACAAGGGATGAAGGCTGACCTGGAGAGGGAGATTGAGGAGGTCAGGAGGCAGCTGCTGGGGCGTCTGAAAGAGCTGGAGCCTCTGCCTGAGAGGCTGAAGCGTTCTGAGCTACAGTTGAGAGTGGCCCAGGAAGAGACACAGACTCAGGAGAGGAGAAACACTGAGCAAAACAATGCCCTGTCTGAACTCAGACACAAG gtGGAACAACAGGGATGTTGGGTGGAGACTTTTCAAGAGAATTATTTTCTTCTGGTGGAGGAGCACAAAAATCTGCAGCAGAAgatagagagtatagagag GAAACTGGAGGAGGCAAACTTGCAGAACAGAGATATGGTCCATGTAATCGGCAAGCGGGAGGAGACCATCTACAGCACCCAGAAACAGCTGGAGGAGCGGGCCCGGGAGTGCAGCATCCTCTCCAAGCAGCTGGAGCAAGCCTTcgaggatggacagagagag GCGGATCAGAGCCTGGCGCAGGCTTTATTCAAAGAGAGGTCCATCCAGACCAAGGCTCTGGACCTGGAGAGCCAACTGGGCCTCAGAAGGACAGAGCTCAGTCAGTTACGCAGAAGCAAAGAGGAT